In a genomic window of Roseiflexus castenholzii DSM 13941:
- a CDS encoding AAA family ATPase: MLTSLTIRNFKLFPDVAIDLGERVVFIGPNNSGKTSALQALALWDVGVKRWLERRGSGTIPAERAGVTINRKDLLAIPIPAANLLWRDLRVREGERHDGKPRTRNVRIEIGVKGSDEQQWECRLEFDYANEESIYCRPPVGPDNARLAVPAHLKNLQVAYLPPMSGLAAREDRLEMGSIRVRLGEGRTAEVLRNLCWQVVQSENGDQKWQEICESIERLFGSRLLPPQYIAERGEITLTYRTRSGTMLDISSSGRGEQQTLLLLAHMAVHTGAVLLLDEPDAHLEILRQRQIYDVLTRQAERTKSQLIATSHSEVVMNEAAQRDVVVAFVGRPHRIDDRGSQVLRSLRDIGFEQYYLAETMGWVLYLEGSTDLAILRAFAERINHPARSVLERPFVCYVANQPRKAQEHFYALREAKPDLVGIAIYDRLARGVPDDPHLRQHMWSRNELENYLCQRETLLTFAVSKGEESEGALFTASWRDAMAQAIQEIEQALRLLGKDPWGPDIKASDEFLTPLFQRFFQIRDRPNEMNKTNFHVLAAFVSPEAIDDEIRRALDAIGEVAQMARPRVDS; the protein is encoded by the coding sequence ATGCTCACCTCATTGACCATCAGAAACTTCAAACTGTTCCCCGATGTGGCTATCGATCTGGGCGAACGAGTCGTCTTCATCGGACCGAACAATTCCGGCAAAACATCGGCGCTTCAGGCGCTTGCCTTATGGGATGTCGGCGTGAAACGCTGGCTGGAACGGCGAGGAAGCGGCACCATTCCGGCTGAACGGGCTGGCGTGACGATCAACCGAAAGGATTTGCTGGCTATTCCCATACCTGCCGCAAATTTGTTGTGGCGCGACCTGCGCGTGCGCGAAGGAGAGCGACACGACGGCAAACCACGCACGCGCAATGTGCGGATCGAGATCGGCGTTAAGGGAAGCGATGAGCAGCAATGGGAATGCCGGTTAGAATTCGACTATGCGAATGAAGAATCGATCTATTGCCGTCCTCCGGTTGGTCCCGACAACGCGCGCCTGGCGGTGCCGGCGCATCTCAAGAACCTTCAGGTCGCCTATCTGCCACCGATGTCGGGACTGGCAGCCCGTGAAGATCGGCTGGAAATGGGATCGATCCGGGTGCGACTGGGTGAGGGACGAACCGCAGAAGTGCTCAGAAACCTGTGCTGGCAGGTGGTGCAAAGCGAAAACGGCGACCAAAAGTGGCAGGAGATTTGTGAGTCTATCGAACGGCTCTTCGGCTCCCGGTTGCTTCCTCCCCAATACATCGCCGAACGAGGCGAGATTACGTTAACCTATCGCACCCGTTCTGGCACGATGCTCGACATTTCCTCCAGCGGGCGCGGCGAGCAGCAGACTCTCCTCTTGCTGGCGCATATGGCTGTCCATACCGGCGCCGTGCTGCTGTTGGACGAACCGGACGCGCATTTGGAGATTCTACGGCAACGGCAGATCTATGATGTGTTGACCAGGCAGGCTGAGCGGACAAAAAGCCAACTCATTGCTACCAGTCACTCGGAAGTGGTAATGAACGAAGCTGCCCAGCGGGATGTGGTGGTCGCCTTTGTCGGTCGCCCGCATCGAATCGATGATCGAGGATCGCAGGTGTTGAGATCGTTGCGCGACATCGGGTTTGAACAGTACTATCTGGCTGAAACGATGGGCTGGGTGCTCTATCTGGAAGGATCGACCGATCTGGCCATTCTGCGCGCCTTTGCGGAACGGATCAACCATCCGGCGCGATCGGTCCTGGAGCGTCCCTTCGTGTGTTACGTCGCCAATCAACCCCGCAAAGCGCAGGAACATTTTTATGCCCTCCGCGAGGCAAAACCCGATCTCGTCGGCATCGCCATCTACGATCGGTTGGCGCGTGGTGTGCCGGACGATCCGCATCTCAGGCAGCATATGTGGTCGCGCAATGAACTGGAAAATTATCTCTGCCAGCGCGAAACGCTGCTGACCTTCGCCGTCAGCAAAGGCGAGGAGTCCGAGGGAGCGCTCTTCACCGCCTCCTGGCGCGACGCGATGGCGCAGGCAATCCAGGAGATCGAGCAGGCGCTGCGGCTGCTCGGCAAGGATCCGTGGGGACCTGACATCAAAGCCAGCGATGAGTTTCTCACGCCGCTGTTTCAGCGGTTTTTTCAGATTCGTGATCGACCGAATGAGATGAACAAGACGAACTTCCACGTCCTGGCTGCGTTTGTGTCGCCAGAAGCGATTGACGACGAAATCCGGCGGGCGCTCGACGCGATCGGCGAGGTGGCGCAGATGGCTCGTCCTCGCGTCGATTCGTGA
- the rsmH gene encoding 16S rRNA (cytosine(1402)-N(4))-methyltransferase RsmH produces the protein MLSSRFLVLGAQFSVLSALDYHHTPVLLTETLAGLQPHPGGWYIDGTVGGGGHAAAILEATAPDGRLLGIDCDPAALAAAAARLAPYGERVTLVRGSFREIGRLAHKAGFVQVQGVLLDLGVSSYQLDTPERGFSFQASAPLDMRLDPDAPMTAANLVNDLPERDLADLIFRYSEERGSRRIARAIVEARQRRPITTTDELAEIVSRALGGRRGRIHPATRTFQALRIAVNDELTSLDAALPQIVELLVVGGRMAIITFHSLEDRIVKQFMRAEAQAGHLRLITRKPVEASSEEQRINPRSRSAKLRVAERA, from the coding sequence GTGCTCAGTTCTCGGTTCTTGGTTCTTGGTGCTCAGTTCTCGGTTCTCAGTGCTTTGGACTACCATCACACGCCAGTACTGCTCACCGAAACGCTCGCCGGGCTGCAACCGCACCCTGGCGGATGGTATATCGACGGAACAGTTGGTGGAGGAGGGCATGCAGCGGCAATCCTGGAGGCAACGGCGCCGGACGGTCGTCTTCTGGGAATTGATTGCGACCCGGCGGCGCTGGCAGCGGCGGCGGCACGGTTGGCGCCGTATGGTGAACGGGTGACCCTGGTGCGTGGGAGTTTCCGTGAGATTGGACGGCTGGCACACAAAGCAGGGTTCGTTCAGGTTCAGGGAGTGCTGCTCGATCTGGGAGTGTCATCGTACCAGCTGGATACGCCGGAGCGCGGCTTTTCATTTCAGGCAAGCGCACCGCTCGACATGCGGCTCGACCCGGATGCGCCGATGACGGCGGCGAACCTGGTGAACGACCTGCCGGAACGCGACCTTGCCGACCTGATTTTTCGCTACAGCGAAGAACGCGGTTCACGGCGCATCGCGCGGGCGATTGTCGAAGCCCGGCAGCGCAGACCGATCACCACAACCGACGAACTGGCAGAGATCGTCAGTCGGGCGCTTGGAGGACGACGCGGCAGAATCCATCCTGCAACGCGCACATTTCAGGCGTTGCGAATTGCAGTCAATGACGAACTGACGAGCCTGGACGCGGCGCTGCCGCAGATCGTCGAACTGCTCGTGGTGGGTGGACGGATGGCGATTATCACCTTCCACTCGCTTGAGGATCGAATTGTCAAACAGTTTATGCGTGCCGAAGCACAGGCCGGGCACTTGCGGCTCATCACCCGCAAACCGGTTGAAGCAAGCAGCGAGGAACAACGCATCAATCCGCGCAGTCGGAGCGCAAAACTGCGTGTGGCGGAAAGGGCATAG
- the hepT gene encoding type VII toxin-antitoxin system HepT family RNase toxin, with product MDELSERLARLTPLRERPRSDFDVDPYLRDIAERNLEVAAQRCIDICHRIIALEGARKPRDYREAIVRMGELGVLPPEFAANLAPIAGFRNILIHEYLLIDRDEVYRNLANLDNLERFVTLIRNWLRRQGEKG from the coding sequence TTGGACGAACTCAGCGAGCGCCTGGCGCGTCTGACCCCGTTGCGTGAGCGTCCGCGCTCCGATTTTGACGTCGATCCTTATTTGCGCGACATAGCCGAGCGTAACCTGGAAGTCGCTGCACAACGCTGCATCGACATCTGTCATCGGATCATTGCGCTGGAAGGCGCGCGAAAACCGCGCGACTACCGTGAAGCGATTGTGCGTATGGGAGAGTTAGGCGTTCTACCGCCCGAATTTGCGGCAAACCTGGCGCCGATTGCCGGTTTTCGCAACATCCTGATCCATGAGTATCTGCTGATTGATCGGGACGAGGTGTACCGGAATCTGGCGAACCTCGACAATCTGGAGCGTTTTGTCACGCTGATTCGCAACTGGCTGCGTCGGCAGGGAGAAAAGGGCTGA
- a CDS encoding peptidoglycan D,D-transpeptidase FtsI family protein has product MAARTTRSTVVNRAPARRSVSAVRPVTISRWRLNLLLLLTVVIIVRIAVHLGSIQTGQVRIGGRTLAEMARAEVRQRLPIPAPRGVIRDSKGNVLALDVDLQSLYIVPSQIDQKNAPRLALTLSGLLGVPSPDILAAMQNTSLYQVRIKRWLEPEIAERVLALDEPGLVLQYEPRRVYPQGAFAAHVIGAVNFEHIGISGVEGYYDTLLRGSTGVITAEVDSQRNPIWIAPQDVHPASPGVDLQLTIDPTVQHIIETELKQAVDVHNADGGVVIVMDPRTGAILGMASYPTFDPNRYFEYTPETYNLNPAVGTQYEPGSTFKIFTVAAGLQARAFTADTIVDDPGSVYRYGWRLSNWNGAGNGPLNPEKVLYYSSNVGALQLAELIGADRFYAMLDEFGFGRPTGIDIAGESGGMVQTPAREGWSPLVLDTNGYGQGIAVTPLQLVRMVAAIGNDGKLMRPYIVERRCRGDDCVITQPKPIGHPIEPGVAWTVRRMLVKSANHYAPVVWAGMTGHYGDTWLVPGYEVCAKTGTSSIPDGRGGYVSDATIGSVAGLAPAENARFAILVKVDRPRDDYWAVRTAIPLFQSIATQLVQYARIAPDMGLVDPGQTVGGRLNR; this is encoded by the coding sequence ATGGCTGCCCGCACAACGCGCAGTACTGTTGTCAATCGTGCTCCGGCGCGGCGGAGCGTCTCCGCTGTGCGCCCGGTCACGATCAGCCGTTGGCGGCTGAACCTGTTGCTGCTGCTCACCGTGGTGATCATCGTCCGAATTGCCGTCCATCTTGGCAGCATTCAGACAGGGCAGGTGCGCATTGGCGGGCGCACGCTGGCGGAGATGGCGCGCGCCGAAGTGCGTCAACGCCTGCCGATCCCCGCGCCGCGCGGCGTTATCCGCGACAGTAAAGGCAATGTTCTGGCGCTCGACGTCGATTTGCAAAGTCTGTATATTGTACCATCGCAGATCGATCAGAAGAATGCACCACGGCTGGCGCTTACTCTTTCCGGACTGCTCGGCGTTCCCTCCCCCGATATTCTGGCGGCAATGCAGAATACCTCGCTCTACCAGGTGCGCATCAAGCGCTGGCTCGAACCGGAGATTGCCGAACGAGTCCTGGCGCTCGATGAGCCGGGACTGGTATTGCAGTACGAACCGCGGCGCGTCTATCCACAGGGCGCCTTCGCCGCACACGTGATTGGCGCGGTCAACTTCGAGCATATCGGCATTAGCGGCGTCGAGGGATATTACGATACCTTGCTGCGCGGCAGCACTGGCGTCATCACAGCGGAGGTCGACTCGCAACGCAACCCGATCTGGATCGCGCCCCAGGACGTGCATCCCGCCAGCCCTGGGGTCGATCTTCAGTTGACGATCGATCCAACTGTGCAACATATCATCGAGACCGAACTGAAGCAGGCGGTCGATGTGCACAACGCCGACGGCGGGGTGGTCATCGTCATGGACCCACGCACCGGCGCGATCCTCGGCATGGCCAGTTACCCGACGTTCGATCCGAACCGTTACTTTGAGTACACGCCGGAAACCTACAACCTGAATCCGGCGGTTGGGACGCAGTATGAGCCGGGATCGACGTTCAAAATCTTCACCGTCGCCGCCGGTTTGCAGGCGCGCGCCTTCACCGCCGACACGATTGTCGATGATCCGGGGAGTGTCTACCGCTACGGCTGGCGCCTGTCGAATTGGAACGGCGCCGGCAACGGACCCCTCAACCCGGAAAAGGTGCTCTACTATTCGAGCAATGTCGGCGCGCTGCAACTGGCGGAACTGATCGGCGCCGACCGCTTTTACGCGATGCTCGACGAATTCGGGTTTGGTCGTCCGACCGGTATCGATATCGCCGGCGAATCGGGGGGTATGGTACAGACGCCGGCGCGCGAAGGATGGAGTCCGCTGGTGCTCGATACCAATGGCTATGGACAGGGCATTGCCGTCACACCGCTGCAACTGGTGCGCATGGTGGCAGCCATTGGCAACGACGGCAAACTGATGCGCCCCTACATCGTCGAGCGCCGCTGCCGCGGCGATGATTGTGTCATCACCCAACCCAAACCGATCGGGCATCCCATCGAACCCGGCGTTGCGTGGACGGTGCGCCGCATGCTGGTGAAATCGGCCAACCATTACGCGCCGGTCGTCTGGGCAGGGATGACCGGTCATTACGGTGATACATGGCTGGTGCCAGGATACGAAGTGTGCGCCAAAACCGGCACGTCGTCCATTCCCGACGGGCGCGGCGGATATGTCTCCGACGCCACCATCGGCTCGGTGGCCGGTCTGGCGCCTGCCGAGAACGCGCGCTTTGCCATTCTGGTGAAAGTTGATCGTCCGCGCGACGACTATTGGGCGGTGCGCACGGCGATTCCGCTGTTCCAATCGATTGCAACGCAATTGGTGCAGTATGCGCGCATTGCGCCCGATATGGGACTGGTCGATCCCGGGCAGACCGTGGGCGGGCGACTCAACCGCTAG
- a CDS encoding acyl-CoA dehydrogenase family protein has translation MEYDLPEDLRLLRQTVRDFANKEIAPIAREIDEEERVPFEMLRKAADLGLLGVPFPEEYGGSEAGITGYCVLLEEVNRKCASTGTIIGAHTQLCSMSIHLAGTPDQKERYLRPLIEGRMWGAWALTEPNAGSDAAHIRTTAVRDGDSWVLNGGKMWITNGSFADVIVVFANTDPSLGPRGITAFIVEKGFPGFKVGKVEPKMGLRASHTASIFFEDCRVPAANVLGEVGRGYALALQTLDIGRCGLGAACLGAAKEAYELSLKYAVERQQFGRPIADFQAIQFKLADMAVKIYTMEQIVYDCAKKVDRGETARLESSIVKLYCTDALAWILDEAIQIHGGMGFSRELPLERMYRDARVFRIYEGTNEIQRYVIASELLKTVGHKVRLY, from the coding sequence ATGGAGTACGACCTTCCCGAAGATCTCCGGCTCTTGCGGCAGACCGTCCGCGACTTCGCCAACAAGGAGATCGCCCCAATCGCCCGTGAAATCGATGAAGAGGAGCGGGTTCCGTTCGAGATGCTGCGCAAAGCTGCCGATCTTGGTCTGCTCGGCGTCCCCTTTCCCGAAGAGTACGGCGGCTCCGAAGCCGGGATTACCGGCTACTGCGTGTTGCTGGAAGAGGTCAACCGGAAGTGCGCCTCTACCGGCACGATTATCGGCGCGCACACACAACTCTGCTCCATGTCGATCCATCTCGCCGGGACTCCCGACCAGAAGGAACGCTACCTGCGCCCGCTGATCGAGGGACGTATGTGGGGCGCATGGGCGCTGACTGAGCCGAATGCGGGCAGTGACGCCGCCCACATCCGCACGACTGCTGTGCGCGACGGCGACTCCTGGGTGCTCAACGGCGGCAAGATGTGGATCACCAACGGCTCGTTTGCTGATGTGATTGTGGTGTTTGCCAATACCGATCCAAGCCTCGGACCGCGCGGCATCACTGCGTTCATCGTCGAGAAGGGTTTCCCTGGCTTCAAGGTGGGCAAAGTTGAGCCGAAGATGGGGTTGCGCGCGTCGCACACGGCATCGATCTTCTTCGAGGATTGTCGCGTTCCGGCAGCAAATGTGCTCGGCGAAGTCGGGCGCGGGTATGCGCTGGCGCTCCAGACGCTCGACATCGGGCGGTGCGGACTGGGCGCGGCGTGTCTGGGAGCGGCGAAAGAAGCGTATGAATTGTCGCTCAAGTATGCCGTCGAGCGGCAACAGTTCGGTCGTCCAATCGCCGATTTCCAGGCAATTCAGTTCAAACTGGCGGATATGGCGGTGAAAATCTACACGATGGAGCAGATCGTGTACGATTGCGCAAAGAAGGTGGATCGCGGCGAGACGGCGCGGCTGGAGTCGAGCATTGTCAAACTCTACTGCACCGATGCGCTGGCATGGATCCTCGACGAAGCCATTCAAATCCACGGTGGCATGGGATTCTCGCGTGAACTGCCGCTCGAACGCATGTACCGCGATGCGCGCGTCTTCCGCATCTACGAGGGAACCAACGAGATTCAGCGGTATGTCATCGCCAGTGAACTCCTGAAGACGGTCGGGCACAAGGTGCGGCTGTACTGA
- the mntA gene encoding type VII toxin-antitoxin system MntA family adenylyltransferase antitoxin, which produces MVRSGEALMFDIDLQTFQQRVAAIAATHLQVQLVYLFGSRAGGEFGPMSDIDLAAVLDREASIPHLRDELAYRFAEALNDGSVDLIILNQAPIELAYAVIAEGRALYQRSLVERIEYEADVMSRYGDYLPVLRAQRWDIVHGSGDERRVQRYREAFGRTQRAPGASDPVA; this is translated from the coding sequence ATGGTCCGTTCTGGCGAGGCGCTGATGTTCGATATCGATCTCCAGACCTTTCAGCAACGTGTTGCAGCGATTGCAGCCACGCACCTACAGGTGCAGCTGGTGTATCTCTTCGGATCGCGCGCTGGTGGCGAGTTTGGTCCGATGAGTGACATTGATCTGGCGGCAGTGCTGGATCGGGAGGCGTCTATTCCGCACCTGCGCGACGAACTGGCGTATCGCTTCGCAGAGGCGCTCAATGACGGATCGGTTGATCTCATCATCCTGAACCAGGCGCCAATTGAGCTGGCATACGCTGTCATTGCCGAGGGTAGAGCGCTCTACCAGCGTTCCCTGGTTGAACGCATCGAGTATGAGGCGGACGTGATGAGCCGTTACGGCGACTATCTGCCCGTGCTGCGGGCGCAACGCTGGGACATTGTGCATGGATCTGGCGATGAGCGTCGAGTTCAGCGGTATCGAGAGGCGTTTGGACGAACTCAGCGAGCGCCTGGCGCGTCTGACCCCGTTGCGTGA
- the mraZ gene encoding division/cell wall cluster transcriptional repressor MraZ: MFLGEYEHTIDDKGRLAIPARFRDALSEGVVITRGFDRCLMGFPRGVWEELARQVSSLPIGSEETRQLQRMLFSGAADMSLDRQGRILIPQNLREFAELGDQAVIAGLNRHFEIWSPRRWQNVLSAMDANASLFAQKLAELRF, encoded by the coding sequence GTGTTTCTTGGCGAATACGAACATACGATCGATGATAAGGGTCGCCTGGCAATCCCGGCCCGTTTTCGCGACGCGCTCAGCGAGGGCGTGGTCATCACACGCGGTTTCGACCGGTGTCTGATGGGATTCCCGCGCGGCGTCTGGGAGGAACTGGCGCGGCAAGTGAGCAGTCTGCCGATAGGGAGCGAAGAAACACGGCAATTGCAACGCATGCTCTTTTCGGGAGCCGCCGATATGTCGCTCGACAGGCAGGGGCGCATTCTCATCCCGCAGAACCTGCGCGAGTTTGCGGAACTTGGCGATCAGGCGGTCATTGCCGGGCTGAACCGCCACTTTGAGATCTGGTCGCCGCGTCGCTGGCAGAATGTGTTGAGTGCGATGGATGCCAACGCCAGTTTGTTTGCGCAGAAACTGGCGGAGTTGAGGTTCTAG